The following DNA comes from Camelina sativa cultivar DH55 chromosome 14, Cs, whole genome shotgun sequence.
CCACAAGATAAGTCAGCTAAACATATTGTGAtgcaaacacaaaacaagacgGATGTAAAAAGTTTTACAGTGAAACTTACACAACTCCGCCAAGGACCACTCCGAGTGGATTTTCATCTGCAGCCAAACCAATTGTCGCAAGCTAGACAAAAGAGTTCTGGTGATTGGTGAGCATGTGAAACATTTAGATTGAATCAATCGAGTAAGCAAAAAGGTACCTGACTCTTGTCACCCCATTCTCCAAAGAAGTTAATCGAAAACGCCTGCAAGAAGAAAAGGGGGAATATGAAACTAATCCAGAAAAGTTTACTGCTTTTGTGAGCAAAAATTTCTGAGAGGATCTTTTATATACCTTGAGAAAAATTGGAGAGAAGAATTGTGTCAGGAACGGCCTTTTctgctttttgttttcatcttcaaTCTACAAAGACAACAAATGGTTTTGAAAACTTAGCACAGATACTTCGCATTCGCAGTCTGTGATCTTTATTGTTTTAGCTCCATACCTTACTGCTGTCTTTTGTAGTTTTACCAGTAGCTTTCAAATCAGCATCCTATAATCAAACACAAGAAagtcaaaccaaaaaatacatttatctGAACGTGATAGTGACATGCAGAAAGAGGAAACAAACCAGTTCGGCTTCGACTTCAGCCAATTCTTCGGAACCCCTGCGAATAAAGTAGAATCAGATACCCTGAATTTCTAAGATGTATATCGTGTCCTTATATGACATCAAGGTGAGGAATTATTACCCTCCTCCTTGTTTAAAACCGTCCCACAAAGACCAAAGtccaaaaccaaagaacaaCAACGTTGTAATATGATGTGTCCATTTGCGTGAGATCTGCAAGTGAGGGTTTGAATCCGCATTTAGTAATAGATTGGGAAACTTCATCATGGAAAAGTCTTATATTCAAACTACAAAACAGAGTTCAAGCAATAAGCCATTCCACTATACCAGATTTGGAGCAGCCCATCCAAGAGTAGCAGAGAGGATAGTCATAACCTAAGAATTAGCAAAGACATGAGCTTCTAAATCCAGGAGAAAATTCACTAAAGACAAtagttaaaaagagaaaaacttacAATCAAAGCG
Coding sequences within:
- the LOC104741246 gene encoding GDT1-like protein 4; its protein translation is MSSVLQGFTKSLAMTFVSEIGDKTFFAAAILAMRYPRRLVLAGCLSALIVMTILSATLGWAAPNLISRKWTHHITTLLFFGFGLWSLWDGFKQGGGGSEELAEVEAELDADLKATGKTTKDSSKIEDENKKQKRPFLTQFFSPIFLKAFSINFFGEWGDKSQLATIGLAADENPLGVVLGGVVAQFLCTTAAVIGGKSLASQISERIVALSGGMLFIIFGIQSYLTSIEA